From the genome of Phreatobacter cathodiphilus, one region includes:
- a CDS encoding shikimate dehydrogenase, with translation MIRACCIGWPVTHVRSPLIHGFWLKRYGIDGAYGREAVEPGGVAAFLHGLGDRGLAGCNVTIPHKEAAFATMDEVDPGAVAVGAVNTVWLDGGRLVGMNSDVIGFLTNLDQQAPGWDREVDQALVLGAGGAARGIVHGLLSRGVPVVTLANRSLGKAEAIAAGHPRAVRPLAWQDLPKALGEADLLVNTTSLGMVGQPPLDLPLDGLKPSAIVSDIVYVPLETELLARAAARGHRTVEGLGMLLHQAVPGFARWFGVTPEVTPDLHAHLAANILGH, from the coding sequence ATGATCCGCGCCTGCTGTATCGGGTGGCCGGTCACCCACGTCCGTTCGCCGCTCATCCACGGCTTCTGGCTGAAGCGCTACGGCATCGACGGCGCCTATGGCCGTGAGGCGGTGGAACCCGGCGGCGTCGCCGCTTTCCTGCACGGCCTGGGGGATCGCGGCCTCGCCGGCTGTAACGTCACCATTCCCCACAAGGAGGCCGCCTTCGCCACGATGGACGAGGTCGATCCAGGCGCCGTGGCGGTTGGCGCGGTCAATACGGTCTGGCTGGACGGGGGCCGCCTCGTCGGCATGAACTCGGACGTGATCGGCTTTCTGACGAATCTCGACCAGCAGGCGCCCGGCTGGGACCGCGAGGTCGACCAGGCGCTCGTCCTCGGCGCCGGCGGCGCCGCCCGCGGCATCGTCCATGGCCTTCTCTCGCGCGGCGTGCCGGTCGTCACGCTGGCGAATCGATCCCTTGGAAAGGCCGAGGCCATCGCCGCTGGCCATCCCCGCGCCGTCCGGCCGCTCGCCTGGCAGGACCTGCCGAAAGCGCTCGGCGAGGCCGACCTTCTCGTCAACACCACATCCCTCGGCATGGTGGGCCAGCCGCCGCTCGACCTGCCTCTGGACGGCCTCAAGCCCTCCGCCATCGTCTCCGACATCGTCTACGTGCCGCTGGAGACCGAACTTCTCGCCCGCGCCGCGGCCCGCGGCCATCGCACCGTCGAGGGGCTCGGCATGCTGCTCCACCAGGCTGTTCCGGGTTTTGCCCGCTGGTTCGGTGTTACGCCGGAGGTGACGCCGGACCTACACGCCCATCTCGCAGCCAACATCCTGGGGCATTGA
- the coaE gene encoding dephospho-CoA kinase (Dephospho-CoA kinase (CoaE) performs the final step in coenzyme A biosynthesis.), whose amino-acid sequence MFVLGLTGSIGMGKSTTSAFFREAGIPVHDADATVHRLYAGAAVGPIAEAFPGVVVDGIVDRTRLGALVLGDGAAMKRLEAIVHPLVGAAEIAFRGRMRAAGHPLAVLDIPLLLETGAERRVDAVAVISAPADVQRARVLARPGMTAEKFAAILARQMPDVEKRRRAHFVIESGYGLDAARRQVADIVRALAGSRRSH is encoded by the coding sequence ATGTTCGTGCTCGGCCTCACGGGCTCCATCGGCATGGGCAAGTCCACCACCTCCGCTTTCTTCCGGGAGGCCGGCATACCGGTCCACGACGCCGACGCCACCGTCCACCGGCTCTATGCCGGCGCGGCGGTCGGCCCGATCGCAGAGGCCTTCCCTGGCGTGGTCGTCGACGGCATCGTCGATCGCACCCGGCTCGGGGCCCTCGTGCTTGGGGACGGAGCCGCCATGAAGCGGCTCGAGGCCATCGTCCATCCGCTCGTTGGCGCAGCCGAAATCGCCTTCCGCGGCCGGATGCGGGCCGCCGGCCATCCTCTCGCCGTGCTGGACATACCGCTCCTCCTGGAAACCGGCGCCGAGCGGCGGGTCGATGCCGTCGCCGTCATTTCCGCGCCGGCAGACGTGCAGCGCGCCCGCGTGCTGGCCCGCCCCGGTATGACCGCGGAGAAGTTCGCGGCCATCCTCGCTCGTCAGATGCCGGATGTGGAGAAGCGCCGCCGGGCCCATTTCGTCATCGAATCGGGCTATGGTCTGGACGCCGCGCGTCGCCAGGTCGCCGATATCGTCCGGGCGCTGGCCGGCAGCCGCAGGAGCCATTGA
- the dnaQ gene encoding DNA polymerase III subunit epsilon, with protein MREIILDTETTGLDPLRGDRLVEIGGIELINHFPTGRTYHVYINPERDMPEEAFRVHGLSAEFLADKPRFADLVADFWSFVEDATLVIHNASFDMGFINAELKRTGRQPFPMDRVVDTLAMARRRFPGSPASLDALCSRFGIDNSRRTRHGALLDAELLADVYIELIGGRQASFGLAEAASATRRAARGQAIALQRPVPLAPRLTEEEIRAHAAFILDLGDKAIWYDQLPRPPAEPAALTPR; from the coding sequence ATGCGCGAGATCATTCTCGACACCGAAACGACCGGCCTCGACCCGCTGCGCGGCGACCGGCTCGTCGAGATCGGCGGGATCGAGCTCATCAACCATTTCCCGACGGGGCGCACCTACCACGTCTACATCAATCCCGAGCGCGACATGCCGGAGGAGGCCTTCCGCGTCCACGGCCTGTCGGCGGAGTTCCTGGCCGACAAGCCGCGTTTCGCCGATCTGGTCGCGGATTTCTGGTCCTTCGTCGAAGATGCGACCCTGGTCATCCACAACGCCTCCTTCGACATGGGCTTCATCAACGCCGAACTGAAGCGCACCGGCCGGCAGCCCTTCCCCATGGACCGGGTGGTCGACACGCTCGCCATGGCGCGCCGCCGTTTCCCGGGGTCTCCGGCGAGCCTCGACGCCCTCTGCTCCCGCTTCGGCATCGACAATTCACGGCGGACCCGCCACGGCGCTCTCCTCGACGCGGAGCTCCTGGCGGACGTCTATATCGAGCTCATCGGCGGCCGGCAGGCCTCCTTCGGCCTCGCCGAGGCCGCGAGCGCGACCCGCCGCGCGGCGCGCGGCCAGGCCATCGCCCTCCAGCGTCCCGTGCCGCTGGCGCCGCGCCTGACGGAGGAGGAGATCCGCGCCCATGCTGCCTTCATCCTCGACTTGGGTGACAAGGCGATCTGGTATGACCAACTGCCGCGTCCCCCCGCCGAGCCCGCCGCCTTGACCCCCCGGTGA
- a CDS encoding class I SAM-dependent methyltransferase translates to MSRAAVLRRPEQRRDDDARFLKNWLKNPLRMGAVAPSGPILARRMASYVDPTGTGPVIELGPGTGAITAALVARGVDPRRLVLVEYSMEFCRLLRERFPAATVVHGDAYTLSRTLSGRLAEPADALVSGLPLMTRPEPIRLKLLNDALALMKPGAPFVQFTYSVTSPIPIKGGAFTAHPSERIWRNIPPARVWVYQRS, encoded by the coding sequence ATGAGCCGTGCAGCCGTCCTACGCCGACCCGAACAGCGGCGGGACGACGATGCGCGCTTCCTCAAGAACTGGCTGAAAAATCCCCTTCGCATGGGCGCCGTGGCGCCCTCCGGGCCGATCCTCGCCCGCCGCATGGCGAGCTATGTCGACCCCACGGGCACAGGCCCGGTCATCGAACTCGGACCGGGCACAGGAGCCATCACCGCGGCCCTGGTCGCACGCGGGGTCGATCCCCGCCGCCTCGTCCTGGTCGAATATTCCATGGAATTCTGCCGTCTGCTGCGGGAGCGCTTTCCCGCCGCGACCGTCGTTCACGGCGATGCCTATACGCTCAGCCGCACCCTCTCCGGCCGGCTTGCGGAACCTGCCGACGCCCTCGTCTCGGGCCTGCCGCTGATGACGCGGCCCGAGCCCATCCGCCTGAAGCTGCTGAACGATGCCCTGGCGCTGATGAAGCCGGGCGCCCCCTTCGTCCAGTTCACCTATTCGGTGACCTCGCCCATTCCGATCAAGGGCGGTGCCTTCACGGCCCATCCGTCCGAGCGGATCTGGCGCAACATTCCCCCCGCCCGCGTCTGGGTCTATCAGCGCTCCTAA
- the pdeM gene encoding ligase-associated DNA damage response endonuclease PdeM encodes MTSTAETVISLAGRPFVADASGALWCAAARLLVVSDLHLEKGSSLAARRTLIPPYDTAQTLATLAAVIARYRPRAVISLGDSFHDRAGPTRMAAPDLAALRSLQAGRDWIWIAGNHDPVLDGALPGQCCAEIVEGAVRFAHEPTAAPAGPEIAGHLHPCVTVVARGGSLRRKAFVSCETRIVMPAFGAFTGGLDIRAPAIRSLFPGRMTVFALGQQRAYRVAA; translated from the coding sequence ATGACCTCGACCGCCGAGACCGTGATCAGCCTTGCCGGCCGCCCCTTCGTCGCCGATGCCTCGGGGGCGCTGTGGTGCGCGGCGGCGCGGCTGCTCGTCGTGTCCGACCTGCACCTGGAGAAGGGATCGTCGCTGGCGGCCCGGCGCACGCTGATCCCGCCTTACGATACGGCGCAGACGCTGGCGACGCTCGCCGCGGTGATCGCCCGCTATCGGCCGAGGGCGGTGATCTCGCTCGGCGACAGTTTCCACGACAGGGCCGGACCGACGCGCATGGCGGCGCCCGATCTCGCCGCGCTGCGCAGCCTCCAGGCCGGCCGCGACTGGATCTGGATCGCCGGCAACCACGACCCCGTGCTCGACGGTGCCTTGCCCGGTCAGTGCTGCGCGGAAATCGTCGAGGGTGCCGTTCGATTCGCCCACGAACCGACCGCCGCGCCGGCGGGCCCCGAGATCGCCGGCCATCTCCACCCCTGCGTGACCGTGGTGGCGCGCGGCGGCAGCCTGCGCCGCAAGGCCTTCGTTTCATGTGAAACACGGATCGTGATGCCGGCCTTCGGCGCTTTCACCGGCGGGCTCGACATCCGGGCACCGGCGATCCGGTCGCTGTTTCCCGGGCGCATGACGGTTTTCGCGCTGGGCCAGCAGCGCGCCTACCGGGTCGCGGCTTGA